Proteins from a single region of Desulfosporosinus sp. Sb-LF:
- the recA gene encoding recombinase RecA gives MAETNKLKALDIALAQIEKQFGKGSIMKLGESSAGMTIDVIPTGSLAIDLALGVGGVPRGRIIEIYGPESSGKTTVALHIIAEAQKLGGAAAFIDAEHALDPVYAKALGVNIDDLLVAQPDTGEQGLEICEALVRSAAVDIVVVDSVAALVPRAEIEGEMGDNHVGLHARLMSQALRKLTGSISKSNTCVVFINQIREKIGVMFGSPETTTGGRALKFYATIRMDIRRQEALKQGQDIVGNKTRVKIVKNKVAPPFKLADFDIMYGEGISREGSIVDIGTEMEIIAKSGAWYSYNGERLGQGRENVKEYLKQHPEMANTLEQLIRTNMNPIVTMVEDEEAEDGSLDEL, from the coding sequence ATGGCCGAAACGAATAAGCTAAAGGCACTTGACATTGCACTTGCTCAGATTGAGAAGCAGTTTGGCAAAGGATCGATTATGAAACTTGGGGAATCTTCGGCAGGAATGACGATCGACGTTATCCCGACGGGTTCTCTAGCGATAGATCTTGCTTTGGGGGTTGGAGGGGTGCCGCGCGGGCGGATTATTGAAATTTATGGACCAGAGTCTTCGGGTAAAACAACTGTCGCGCTGCATATTATAGCTGAAGCCCAAAAATTGGGCGGAGCAGCTGCATTCATTGATGCAGAGCATGCCCTTGATCCAGTATATGCTAAGGCCCTAGGAGTTAATATTGATGATTTGCTGGTAGCTCAGCCGGATACTGGAGAACAAGGGTTAGAAATTTGTGAGGCACTTGTACGTAGTGCTGCTGTGGATATCGTAGTAGTTGACTCTGTGGCAGCCTTAGTTCCTCGAGCAGAGATTGAAGGAGAAATGGGAGACAATCATGTTGGTTTGCATGCCCGTCTCATGTCTCAGGCCTTGCGAAAGTTGACAGGGTCCATCAGCAAAAGTAATACTTGTGTTGTTTTTATCAATCAAATTCGTGAAAAAATAGGCGTTATGTTTGGAAGTCCGGAGACAACAACAGGTGGTCGGGCGCTTAAATTTTACGCCACGATCCGGATGGACATTCGTCGGCAAGAGGCCTTGAAACAAGGGCAGGATATAGTCGGTAATAAAACCCGAGTCAAAATCGTGAAGAATAAAGTAGCGCCACCCTTTAAACTAGCGGATTTTGACATTATGTATGGAGAAGGAATTTCTCGTGAAGGAAGTATTGTCGATATTGGCACCGAAATGGAGATTATTGCAAAATCGGGGGCCTGGTACTCCTATAATGGTGAGCGGTTAGGGCAGGGGCGTGAGAATGTTAAAGAATATCTCAAGCAACACCCAGAGATGGCAAACACTCTTGAACAACTGATTCGCACGAACATGAACCCCATTGTAACCATGGTCGAAGACGAAGAAGCAGAAGATGGTTCACTTGACGAGCTTTAA
- a CDS encoding RecX family transcriptional regulator, whose translation MVHLTSFKPSKSAREVALDCLSRRALTHYELETRLKQKGFESSEVNDVLERMEKLGYLNDRDLAMAYSINRLKHYSRQRVQQDLQNRGLESQLIEQALELAYSSDDEFQQCLTLAKRWWVQEGKHWEQRIDVKQTKRSIPRELWLQQKVARKLGQRGYSSEMVRDVLYQIKTDNYVE comes from the coding sequence ATGGTTCACTTGACGAGCTTTAAACCTTCAAAAAGCGCCAGGGAAGTTGCATTGGATTGTTTATCACGCCGAGCTCTAACCCATTATGAATTAGAGACACGTCTCAAGCAAAAGGGCTTTGAAAGCTCGGAAGTTAATGATGTGCTGGAAAGAATGGAGAAGTTGGGTTATCTCAACGACCGAGACCTTGCGATGGCATACTCGATAAACCGACTCAAGCATTATTCTCGGCAAAGGGTCCAACAAGATTTGCAAAATCGAGGGTTAGAGTCCCAATTGATTGAACAAGCGTTGGAGTTAGCGTATTCAAGTGATGATGAGTTTCAGCAATGTCTAACCCTCGCAAAACGGTGGTGGGTCCAAGAGGGCAAACATTGGGAACAAAGAATTGATGTTAAACAAACAAAGAGGTCTATTCCACGTGAACTATGGCTTCAGCAAAAAGTTGCTCGAAAGCTTGGACAACGCGGATATTCTTCGGAGATGGTGCGAGACGTACTATACCAAATTAAAACTGATAATTATGTTGAATAG
- the rny gene encoding ribonuclease Y yields MIAFITGLVALLVGLGLGVFIGWLFRKNTAEKSIGSAEEEAKRIVENALAAAESKKRESVVAAKEEVMLIRNEVEKETRERRGELQRLERRLVQKEESLDRKIESLERKEENIHLKENEVEQQREELNQLVGKEQAELERLSGMTTEEAKQLLLKRVEEEVRYESAIMIKEIETRSKEEAEKRAKNIIALAIQRCAADHVAETTVSVVALPSDEMKGRIIGREGRNIRTLETLTGIDLIIDDTPEAVILSGFDPIRREVARIALEKLIADGRIHPARIEEMVEKAQKEVDQKIREEGEQATFETGVHGLHPELIRLLGRLKFRTSYGQNVLKHSTEVSHLAGLMAAELGVDIQLAKRAGLLHDIGKAVDHEMEGTHVQIGVDLARKYKESSDVVHAIEAHHNDVEPKTIVAVLVAAADAVSAARPGARRETLETYIKRLQKLEEIAESFEGVEKCFAIQAGREVRIIVKPDKIDDVLAPRVAREISKRIEEELEYPGQIKVVVIRETRAVDFAK; encoded by the coding sequence ATGATCGCATTTATTACCGGTTTAGTCGCCCTTTTGGTAGGATTAGGTCTAGGTGTCTTTATAGGTTGGCTTTTTCGCAAAAATACTGCTGAAAAGAGTATTGGATCGGCAGAAGAAGAGGCTAAGCGCATCGTTGAGAATGCCCTTGCTGCAGCTGAAAGCAAGAAAAGAGAATCTGTCGTTGCTGCTAAAGAAGAAGTCATGCTTATTCGCAATGAAGTAGAAAAGGAAACTCGGGAACGGCGTGGTGAGCTCCAACGGCTTGAACGACGTTTGGTTCAAAAAGAAGAGAGCTTGGACCGTAAAATCGAGTCACTTGAACGCAAAGAAGAAAATATTCATCTCAAGGAAAATGAAGTAGAACAGCAACGAGAAGAGTTAAACCAGCTTGTTGGAAAAGAGCAAGCGGAGTTAGAACGCTTATCTGGCATGACCACGGAAGAGGCTAAGCAGCTACTGCTAAAGAGAGTTGAAGAAGAGGTTCGCTATGAGTCAGCGATCATGATCAAGGAAATTGAGACTCGTTCCAAGGAGGAAGCCGAGAAACGGGCTAAAAACATTATTGCCTTAGCTATACAGCGTTGCGCAGCTGACCATGTAGCTGAAACGACTGTATCAGTTGTGGCGTTACCTAGCGACGAAATGAAAGGTCGAATTATCGGCCGTGAAGGACGTAATATTCGTACTTTGGAGACCTTGACAGGAATTGATCTTATTATTGATGATACGCCTGAAGCAGTTATTTTGTCAGGTTTTGATCCGATTCGTCGGGAAGTTGCAAGAATTGCTCTGGAAAAACTCATTGCAGATGGTCGTATTCATCCTGCGCGGATTGAGGAAATGGTTGAAAAGGCTCAGAAAGAAGTCGACCAAAAAATCCGCGAAGAAGGGGAACAAGCGACATTTGAGACGGGTGTCCATGGGTTGCATCCTGAATTAATTCGCTTACTTGGTCGGCTTAAATTCCGTACAAGTTACGGACAGAATGTCTTAAAGCACTCGACGGAAGTATCTCATTTGGCAGGATTGATGGCTGCGGAGTTAGGTGTTGATATTCAGCTTGCTAAGCGTGCGGGTCTTCTGCATGATATTGGCAAGGCTGTTGATCACGAAATGGAAGGGACACATGTACAAATTGGAGTTGACCTTGCCCGTAAGTATAAGGAATCCAGTGATGTTGTACATGCTATCGAAGCTCACCATAACGATGTAGAGCCGAAAACCATTGTTGCAGTCCTAGTGGCTGCTGCTGATGCGGTTTCTGCTGCACGTCCAGGGGCTCGAAGAGAAACACTTGAGACGTACATCAAACGTCTACAAAAATTAGAAGAAATCGCCGAAAGTTTTGAAGGAGTAGAAAAGTGCTTTGCTATTCAAGCAGGGCGAGAAGTTCGCATAATTGTGAAACCCGACAAAATTGACGATGTACTTGCTCCGCGGGTTGCGCGTGAGATTAGTAAACGTATTGAAGAAGAACTCGAATATCCGGGACAAATCAAGGTTGTAGTGATTCGTGAGACTCGAGCAGTTGATTTCGCGAAATAG
- a CDS encoding TIGR00282 family metallophosphoesterase, whose protein sequence is MRVLFIGDIVGKPGREAVKRFLKPLQEDYNVDVTIANAENAAAGKGLTKEIAEELYNYGVQFLTMGNHVWDQRDIMNFIDRESRLIRPANYPVGAPGQGYGFIRAIGSKIGVLNLSGRIFLPPLEDPFSGAIRWINQMKQETPIIIVDFHAEATSEKVALGWFLDGKVSAVLGTHTHIQTADARLLQQGTAYITDVGMTGPRDSVLGVKKEIIINRFLTQLPAKFELANGPIQINAVILDIDEESGKARKIEAIQRVADA, encoded by the coding sequence TTGCGCGTACTTTTTATTGGGGATATTGTGGGTAAACCTGGAAGGGAAGCTGTTAAACGTTTTCTAAAGCCTCTTCAGGAAGACTATAATGTTGATGTCACCATCGCTAATGCAGAAAATGCTGCGGCTGGAAAAGGTCTGACGAAAGAGATAGCCGAGGAACTTTATAATTACGGTGTTCAGTTTTTGACGATGGGGAATCATGTTTGGGATCAAAGAGATATTATGAATTTCATTGATCGTGAATCAAGGCTTATTCGACCCGCGAACTATCCAGTAGGAGCACCCGGACAAGGATATGGATTTATACGAGCCATAGGAAGCAAAATCGGCGTTCTTAATCTTTCAGGCCGTATATTCTTGCCACCCTTAGAGGACCCCTTTAGTGGAGCTATACGTTGGATTAATCAAATGAAGCAAGAAACTCCTATTATCATTGTCGATTTTCACGCGGAGGCAACTTCAGAAAAAGTTGCGTTGGGGTGGTTTCTCGATGGCAAGGTCAGCGCTGTTCTGGGAACTCATACCCATATTCAGACAGCCGATGCCCGTTTGCTTCAGCAAGGGACAGCTTATATTACGGATGTTGGCATGACAGGACCACGGGATTCAGTGTTGGGAGTTAAAAAAGAAATTATTATCAATCGATTTTTAACCCAACTTCCTGCGAAATTCGAGTTAGCGAATGGCCCTATTCAGATCAATGCTGTAATCTTAGATATCGATGAAGAATCTGGAAAAGCGCGGAAAATCGAGGCGATTCAACGAGTGGCAGATGCTTAA
- a CDS encoding stage V sporulation protein S — MDVLKVSAKSSPNAVAGALAGVLRERGSAELQAIGAGALNQAVKAVAIARGFVAPSGVDLVCVPAFTDVVIDGEERTAIKLIVQPR; from the coding sequence ATGGATGTTTTAAAAGTTTCAGCAAAATCGAGTCCGAACGCGGTTGCAGGTGCTCTTGCAGGGGTTCTACGTGAGCGAGGCAGTGCTGAGCTACAGGCTATTGGAGCTGGAGCTCTCAACCAAGCTGTAAAGGCTGTTGCGATTGCTCGTGGTTTTGTGGCTCCAAGTGGAGTCGATCTTGTTTGCGTCCCAGCGTTTACTGACGTCGTAATTGACGGGGAAGAGAGAACAGCGATTAAGTTAATTGTTCAACCACGCTAA
- a CDS encoding dipeptidase: MENYFIVDGHCDSLIHFVEGERTLNDPSEGGQWDIPRAKQAGVSLQFLAAFIETKYKPAMSSWRGLQLIEGAHRFIADHAEQVFLVQKKLDLKQIPDPTRIGILMSVEGGEILGENAFMLDIIFKLGVRALGLTWNQRNALADGVGEVCTQSRLTNLGQEVVLRMNELGMLIDVSHLNEAGFWHVLELSKHPIAATHSCAKALCPHPRNLTDPQLRALAKQKGVVGVNFYPRFLKETGPTTRNDVVRHISHIAEVAGVEAVGLGSDFDGISETPEGLEHVGDYYRLLNDLAKIGFSTLELEQIAGRNFMRLLSSVLK; encoded by the coding sequence ATGGAGAATTACTTTATCGTAGACGGCCATTGTGATAGTTTAATTCATTTTGTAGAGGGTGAGAGGACACTGAATGACCCATCTGAAGGAGGACAATGGGATATACCAAGAGCTAAGCAAGCTGGCGTATCTCTTCAGTTTCTGGCCGCCTTCATTGAGACGAAGTATAAACCAGCTATGTCATCGTGGCGGGGGCTACAATTAATTGAAGGAGCGCATCGATTCATAGCAGATCATGCTGAGCAAGTTTTCTTGGTTCAGAAAAAACTAGATCTTAAGCAAATACCTGATCCCACTCGAATTGGTATCCTCATGAGTGTGGAGGGCGGAGAAATTCTGGGCGAAAATGCTTTTATGCTGGATATTATCTTTAAATTGGGCGTAAGGGCCTTAGGGCTAACTTGGAACCAACGTAATGCCTTAGCAGATGGGGTTGGAGAAGTATGTACTCAAAGTCGGTTAACGAATTTGGGGCAGGAAGTCGTTCTACGAATGAATGAACTTGGGATGCTTATTGACGTTTCTCATCTCAATGAAGCGGGATTTTGGCATGTATTAGAGCTTTCAAAGCATCCTATCGCGGCTACCCACTCCTGTGCCAAGGCTCTATGTCCTCACCCGCGTAATCTGACAGATCCTCAACTTCGAGCTTTGGCAAAACAGAAGGGCGTTGTAGGGGTCAATTTTTATCCCCGATTTTTGAAAGAAACGGGTCCGACGACTCGAAACGATGTGGTACGCCATATTAGCCATATTGCAGAGGTGGCTGGGGTAGAAGCGGTTGGACTAGGTTCGGATTTTGATGGGATCAGTGAAACACCTGAAGGACTAGAGCATGTCGGTGACTATTATAGGCTACTTAATGATTTGGCGAAGATTGGGTTTTCGACATTGGAGCTTGAACAGATTGCGGGTCGGAATTTTATGCGTTTATTATCGAGCGTGTTAAAATAA
- a CDS encoding PHP domain-containing protein has product MKPTLALFEADLHCHTTASDGLLTPSELIRSAAELGLKGIGITDHDTIQGWREAEEAGTNYQLQILRGIELNTDWHGKEVHILGYEVDATSDYLNDKLSYLRQARKQRMLEILNRLELMGVHIDVDQIQRLAEGESIGRPHIAQALIDQGYVSSIREGFDRYIGSGSPAYVGLHKLTPEEGIELIREAGGVAVLAHPGMNRLEQGIPAWVEVGLQGIEVAHSEHKPEDEMKFRAIAQEFHLLATGGSDFHGEARKPGVKLGRWGVSIDVIQQILDLVRCKY; this is encoded by the coding sequence GTGAAGCCAACACTTGCTCTATTTGAAGCAGATTTGCATTGTCATACGACCGCGTCTGATGGACTGCTAACGCCGTCTGAACTTATCCGTTCCGCTGCTGAGCTGGGCTTAAAAGGAATTGGCATTACAGATCATGATACGATACAGGGGTGGAGAGAGGCAGAGGAAGCTGGGACAAATTATCAGTTGCAGATTCTCAGAGGGATTGAGCTTAACACGGATTGGCATGGAAAAGAAGTACATATTCTTGGATACGAGGTCGATGCTACGTCTGACTACTTAAATGATAAGCTTAGTTATTTGCGCCAAGCTCGTAAACAACGCATGCTAGAAATCCTCAATCGTTTGGAATTGATGGGGGTTCATATCGATGTTGATCAAATTCAACGTTTGGCTGAGGGAGAATCCATTGGACGCCCGCATATCGCCCAGGCGCTTATTGACCAAGGATACGTAAGTAGTATTCGGGAAGGTTTTGATCGTTATATCGGCTCGGGGTCACCGGCTTATGTTGGACTCCATAAACTAACCCCTGAAGAAGGGATTGAGTTAATCCGAGAAGCTGGTGGCGTTGCGGTCCTTGCCCACCCTGGTATGAATCGTCTAGAACAAGGAATCCCGGCTTGGGTCGAAGTAGGTCTTCAAGGCATCGAAGTCGCACATTCCGAACATAAGCCAGAAGATGAAATGAAATTTCGTGCGATAGCCCAAGAATTCCACTTACTTGCAACGGGAGGATCTGACTTTCATGGGGAGGCACGCAAACCTGGCGTGAAGCTTGGGCGTTGGGGAGTGTCGATCGATGTGATCCAGCAAATCCTTGATTTAGTTCGGTGCAAGTATTAG
- a CDS encoding translation initiation factor 2, which yields MEEMNLLRARIGELEQRVEHLRVSRRVLMNLLEKVEREKVALVYRLEKENVRLQRNNKRFAKWILSKNKEMVELQEKMEATAQKA from the coding sequence ATGGAAGAAATGAACTTACTAAGGGCGCGCATCGGGGAACTAGAACAGCGTGTGGAGCACTTGAGAGTAAGCCGTCGAGTACTCATGAATCTGTTAGAAAAAGTTGAACGAGAAAAGGTGGCCTTAGTTTACCGCCTAGAAAAGGAAAACGTACGACTGCAACGAAATAATAAGCGATTTGCCAAATGGATTCTTTCTAAAAACAAAGAGATGGTGGAACTTCAAGAGAAAATGGAAGCAACGGCACAAAAGGCATGA
- a CDS encoding HD domain-containing protein, which produces MFYRVRQFIQAFHPQIDSSKITWALNYLSPEATTLFLKQSKTEQLHAIEVTQSIIMAEHPLAYSDFQSLITAALLHDCGKSIISIRLWHRVYIVLMQKMPVSLWTRLEQGHTILASPLKMATQHALWGERLAQKAGLDPKVCRLIREHHSPQTDLGRILEQADNAH; this is translated from the coding sequence ATGTTTTACCGTGTGCGCCAATTCATCCAAGCGTTCCATCCCCAGATTGATTCTTCAAAGATTACATGGGCCTTGAATTACTTATCTCCCGAGGCCACAACACTCTTTCTAAAGCAGTCAAAGACTGAACAACTCCATGCTATTGAAGTGACACAAAGCATTATTATGGCTGAACACCCCTTGGCTTATTCCGATTTTCAAAGTCTCATAACCGCTGCACTCCTTCACGATTGTGGAAAATCTATCATCTCTATCCGTCTTTGGCATCGGGTCTATATCGTCCTAATGCAGAAAATGCCTGTGTCCCTTTGGACTCGCCTTGAGCAGGGTCACACCATTCTCGCATCTCCCTTAAAAATGGCGACACAGCACGCCCTATGGGGTGAACGTTTAGCCCAGAAGGCAGGGTTAGATCCTAAAGTTTGTCGTTTAATCCGCGAACATCACTCTCCCCAAACAGACCTAGGGCGTATTTTGGAGCAAGCTGATAATGCCCATTAA